The Thermoclostridium stercorarium subsp. stercorarium DSM 8532 genome contains a region encoding:
- a CDS encoding glucosamine-6-phosphate deaminase, with product MKFDEITLSVFPTRSEMGLVAAQEAAEYVLNLLKQKETIRCVFAAAPSQSDFLNCFFSDERIDFRRMEAFHMDEYIGIPSDDPRSFRSFLKKYFDRVNMKAVYYIDGMAPDPIKECERYGDLLMKKKIDIVFMGIGENGHIAFNDPGVADFNDSKVMKPVELDLVCRNQQVRDGCFSTLDEVPKMALTLTIPTLLSADKLFCFVPTEAKARALAETILGEISEKCPATILRRKPGVMMYIDEPCFSVLKERLNGKGK from the coding sequence ATGAAATTTGATGAAATTACTTTATCTGTTTTTCCCACCCGTTCGGAAATGGGACTGGTGGCGGCTCAGGAAGCGGCGGAGTACGTTCTGAATCTGCTCAAACAAAAGGAAACCATCAGGTGTGTTTTTGCGGCAGCCCCATCCCAGTCGGATTTTCTGAATTGTTTCTTCTCGGATGAAAGAATCGATTTCAGACGTATGGAAGCATTTCATATGGATGAATATATAGGGATTCCGAGTGATGACCCGAGAAGTTTTCGTTCTTTTTTAAAGAAATATTTTGACCGCGTAAATATGAAGGCAGTTTATTACATAGACGGTATGGCTCCGGATCCGATAAAGGAATGTGAACGGTATGGCGATCTTCTGATGAAAAAAAAGATTGATATTGTATTTATGGGCATTGGAGAAAACGGTCATATTGCGTTCAATGATCCAGGGGTTGCGGACTTTAACGACAGCAAAGTCATGAAACCGGTGGAACTGGATTTGGTATGCCGAAATCAGCAGGTGCGGGACGGTTGTTTCTCAACTTTGGACGAAGTGCCGAAAATGGCGCTTACTTTAACGATTCCCACGTTACTCTCCGCCGACAAGCTTTTCTGTTTTGTACCCACGGAGGCAAAAGCCAGGGCTTTGGCTGAGACAATACTGGGTGAAATATCCGAAAAATGCCCTGCGACAATATTGAGGCGCAAGCCGGGCGTGATGATGTATATTGATGAACCCTGTTTTTCTGTTTTAAAAGAAAGGTTAAACGGTAAAGGCAAATAA
- a CDS encoding LacI family DNA-binding transcriptional regulator, giving the protein MSTNKKKRRVVISDVAKAAGCSPATVSRVLSNSGYPVSEELKQRIYEAASKLGYLSDPNGRILRTAVNPSVGIIIPSFQNPFFSQIIMGIVHLASKRGYTSVVYSSQRDPALERKYIFDLIQKQIGCLFLCSVDDSPDTLKKYISSGGLACVFESNFPPLSEALNATADMFKAAQIATEYLISQGHKKIAFLTPPLSRYSRRQRVDGFKFAMSMHGLTIDPEDVITVSYEGDIDEGLYEYTIGITLAQKMLKQKKKYTAVIALNDLIACGVIAGLKQNNIRVPDDISVIGFDDIPNSVMISPQLTTIRLFGEVIGQRAAQMIIDSFESNERINNITLTVNPELVIRESVRDIRK; this is encoded by the coding sequence ATGTCAACCAACAAAAAAAAACGAAGGGTTGTTATCAGTGACGTGGCAAAAGCTGCGGGCTGCTCACCCGCGACTGTTTCACGGGTACTCAGCAACAGCGGCTACCCGGTAAGTGAAGAACTAAAACAGCGCATTTATGAAGCAGCCAGCAAATTGGGATATTTGTCAGATCCTAACGGCAGAATTTTAAGAACTGCTGTTAATCCTTCGGTTGGTATAATCATTCCTTCATTTCAAAATCCGTTTTTCAGTCAGATAATTATGGGAATTGTGCATTTAGCCAGTAAACGCGGCTATACCTCTGTGGTATACTCCTCTCAGCGCGATCCTGCGCTTGAGCGTAAATACATATTTGATTTAATCCAGAAACAAATTGGATGCCTTTTTCTTTGTTCTGTTGACGACAGTCCCGACACGCTGAAAAAATATATTTCTTCCGGTGGTCTCGCGTGTGTTTTTGAATCCAATTTTCCGCCGTTAAGCGAAGCTCTCAACGCCACAGCCGACATGTTTAAAGCCGCTCAGATAGCGACTGAATATTTAATTTCGCAGGGACATAAAAAAATAGCTTTTCTCACCCCGCCGCTGAGCAGATACTCACGACGTCAGCGCGTTGACGGCTTTAAATTTGCAATGTCGATGCACGGACTTACAATCGATCCGGAAGACGTTATTACAGTTTCCTACGAAGGTGACATAGACGAAGGACTTTATGAATATACAATTGGAATTACTTTAGCCCAAAAAATGCTTAAACAGAAGAAAAAATACACCGCCGTTATAGCTTTGAACGATCTGATAGCATGCGGAGTGATTGCAGGGCTCAAACAGAATAATATCCGCGTTCCCGACGATATTTCGGTCATAGGATTTGACGATATACCTAATTCTGTCATGATTAGTCCGCAGTTGACAACTATCAGGCTTTTCGGAGAAGTGATAGGGCAAAGGGCGGCTCAGATGATCATTGATTCTTTTGAATCCAATGAACGCATTAATAACATTACGCTCACTGTAAACCCGGAGCTTGTAATTCGCGAATCTGTCCGAGATATAAGAAAATAA
- a CDS encoding AGE family epimerase/isomerase, which yields MDRDGILNLLNFYRKELKDNILSFWLPRCVDTENGGFFNCFDNSGRTLVSRDKYTWSQGRFVWIWSKLASMTGDTFSEEEKDKFLKLAKHGRDFLVSHCLIGKDDWRCVFLMDEKGNPKYVDNINVLDASIFADCFVVAGIALYASVARDHESWGFAKNLYRSITERINNNTYHSLPYPLGKEYRMHSIPMIMTNLSCEMYKAAQALEPETAPYYMENIRYFSNDVLENFVDRRNVLHEIISSDNTFVDGVFGDHINPGHTIEDMWFQIHAADILNETGRISKIGEIAKNAFELGWDPQYGGYLHFTNSTGGEIKGNFENDPCNEPQLRLVYDDWGSKLWWVHSEALYTSLLLYFRTGEQKFLDYYRRTEEYTFSTFPNRDPSIGEWIQIRARDGKPIEKVVALPVKDPYHITRNFILIIELLEQELDKQAR from the coding sequence ATGGACAGAGACGGGATTTTGAATCTCTTAAATTTTTATCGAAAAGAATTAAAAGACAATATTTTATCCTTTTGGTTACCCCGTTGCGTTGACACTGAAAACGGGGGTTTTTTCAACTGTTTTGACAATTCCGGCCGCACACTGGTCAGCCGAGACAAGTACACATGGTCTCAGGGGCGTTTCGTATGGATATGGTCAAAACTTGCTTCTATGACCGGCGACACATTTTCCGAAGAGGAAAAGGATAAATTTCTAAAACTTGCGAAACACGGGCGTGATTTTTTGGTCAGCCACTGTCTGATTGGAAAAGACGACTGGAGATGCGTCTTTTTAATGGATGAAAAAGGTAATCCGAAATATGTCGACAATATAAACGTTCTTGATGCGAGCATTTTCGCGGACTGTTTCGTCGTTGCCGGAATTGCCTTATATGCTTCAGTTGCCCGTGATCACGAATCCTGGGGTTTTGCCAAGAACCTTTACCGCTCAATAACAGAACGTATAAACAATAATACTTATCATTCATTGCCATATCCTCTCGGCAAAGAATACCGCATGCACAGTATTCCTATGATTATGACAAACCTTTCATGTGAGATGTACAAAGCCGCACAGGCCCTGGAACCCGAAACAGCCCCGTATTATATGGAAAATATACGTTACTTCAGCAACGATGTCCTGGAGAATTTTGTTGACCGCAGAAATGTACTTCACGAAATTATATCCAGTGACAATACTTTTGTTGACGGAGTATTCGGGGATCATATAAATCCCGGGCATACGATAGAAGACATGTGGTTTCAGATACATGCAGCAGACATTTTGAATGAAACCGGGCGTATTTCCAAAATCGGTGAAATTGCCAAAAACGCTTTTGAACTCGGATGGGATCCTCAGTATGGCGGCTATTTACATTTTACAAACTCCACGGGTGGTGAAATAAAGGGAAATTTCGAAAACGACCCCTGCAATGAACCTCAACTGCGTCTGGTATACGACGACTGGGGCAGCAAACTGTGGTGGGTTCATTCCGAAGCGCTTTACACATCCTTATTACTGTATTTCAGGACCGGTGAACAGAAATTTCTTGATTATTACAGACGTACCGAGGAATATACATTCAGCACGTTTCCAAACAGGGATCCTTCCATAGGGGAATGGATTCAGATAAGGGCGCGGGACGGAAAACCCATTGAAAAGGTGGTCGCACTTCCGGTAAAGGATCCATACCATATTACACGGAATTTTATCCTCATTATTGAACTACTGGAGCAGGAACTGGACAAACAAGCCCGTTGA
- the rlmH gene encoding 23S rRNA (pseudouridine(1915)-N(3))-methyltransferase RlmH, with translation MQIQIVCVGNLKEKYLKDAVSEYVKRLSRFCRVTITEVAEEKVPETLSEAEKEQVLKKEAERIRNALLKNTFTVVLDLKGEKPDSIQFSRLLSLWMLKGRSSISFVIGGSIGLDRKLVREADYNLCLSNLTFPHQLTRIILLEQIYRCFKIINNEPYHK, from the coding sequence TTGCAGATACAGATTGTCTGTGTGGGGAATTTGAAAGAAAAATACTTAAAGGACGCTGTTTCTGAATATGTAAAAAGGCTTTCCCGTTTCTGCAGAGTTACAATAACCGAGGTCGCGGAGGAAAAGGTACCCGAAACATTGAGTGAAGCGGAGAAAGAACAGGTTCTGAAGAAGGAAGCTGAAAGGATTAGAAACGCACTGTTAAAAAATACCTTTACCGTTGTTCTTGATTTAAAGGGAGAAAAGCCCGATTCCATACAGTTTTCAAGGCTTTTGTCGTTGTGGATGCTGAAGGGCAGAAGCAGCATTTCTTTCGTAATCGGAGGGTCTATTGGTCTTGACAGGAAGCTGGTCAGGGAAGCCGATTATAACCTGTGCCTTTCAAATCTTACCTTTCCGCACCAGCTGACGCGTATAATTCTTTTGGAGCAGATATACAGGTGTTTTAAAATTATTAATAATGAGCCGTATCATAAGTGA
- a CDS encoding MBL fold metallo-hydrolase: protein MITLASLYSGSSGNAVFVSSENTKILIDAGLSGKKIETALCSIGENIRNIQAILISHEHMDHIMGAGVLARRYGIPIYANQNTWNAMACIIRADEIKAECIRFFRTGDVFNIGDIEVHTFNTPHDAAEPVGFNFFCNGRKVTIATDMGHMNETLLSCLEGSDMILIESNHDVEMLKLGRYPWPLKRRILGDKGHLCNEVAAQVVAHLAANGTKKFLLGHLSKENNIPELAFETVKNALMERSIIVGRDVYLGVALRDRVSEVISV, encoded by the coding sequence ATGATTACGCTGGCAAGTTTGTATAGTGGAAGCAGCGGCAATGCCGTATTTGTTTCAAGTGAAAATACAAAGATACTCATTGATGCAGGTTTAAGCGGAAAGAAAATAGAAACCGCCCTTTGTTCCATAGGAGAAAATATCCGTAACATACAGGCTATACTAATTAGCCATGAGCATATGGATCATATTATGGGAGCGGGGGTCCTGGCCAGGAGATATGGCATTCCGATTTATGCAAACCAAAATACATGGAATGCAATGGCCTGTATAATAAGGGCGGATGAGATAAAAGCCGAATGCATTCGTTTTTTCAGAACCGGTGATGTGTTTAACATAGGCGATATAGAAGTACATACCTTTAATACGCCTCATGACGCGGCTGAACCGGTGGGTTTTAATTTTTTTTGCAACGGAAGAAAAGTAACAATAGCCACTGACATGGGGCATATGAACGAAACCCTTCTTTCATGCCTTGAAGGCAGTGACATGATATTGATTGAGTCGAACCATGATGTTGAAATGCTTAAATTGGGAAGGTATCCGTGGCCTTTGAAACGCCGGATTTTAGGAGATAAAGGCCATCTTTGCAATGAAGTTGCCGCTCAGGTTGTGGCTCACCTTGCAGCAAATGGTACGAAAAAATTCCTGCTGGGCCATTTAAGCAAGGAAAACAACATCCCTGAGCTTGCTTTTGAGACGGTTAAAAACGCACTTATGGAACGGTCCATAATTGTGGGCAGGGATGTTTATCTCGGAGTCGCGCTGAGAGACAGGGTCAGTGAAGTAATCAGCGTATAA
- a CDS encoding UDP-N-acetylglucosamine 1-carboxyvinyltransferase, with amino-acid sequence MEKLVICGQKRLEGEVCVSGAKNAAVAILPATILSDGKCTIENVPDILDVAILKEILKELGASINQINDSSIQIDTSNINSYVANNSQIGKLRASYYLMGALLGRFKKAIVPFPGGCDFGVRPIDQHIKGFEALGAKVEIEHGKVIISAEKLVGAPVYLDVVSVGATVNIMLAAVKAEGVTTIENAAKEPHIVDLANFLNAMGADIKGAGTDVIKIRGKKHLKGGHTYTIIPDQIEAGTYMIAAAATNGDVLVKNIIPKHMESLTAKLQEMNVTVDVYDDSIRVRGSDKIQKVNIKTLPYPGFPTDLQPPVTSLLCRAEGTSIITEGVWDNRFQYVDELKRMGAKIKVEGRTAVIEGPVRLTGAPVRAMDLRAGAAMVIAGLMAHGETVISNIHYIDRGYERLDEKLRSLGADIQRIK; translated from the coding sequence TTGGAAAAACTGGTGATTTGTGGCCAAAAAAGGCTTGAAGGTGAAGTTTGTGTCAGTGGAGCAAAGAATGCTGCAGTGGCAATACTCCCTGCGACAATTTTATCGGATGGAAAGTGTACAATTGAAAATGTTCCTGATATATTGGACGTAGCTATTTTAAAAGAAATATTGAAAGAGTTGGGAGCCAGCATTAATCAGATAAATGATTCTTCAATTCAGATAGATACGTCAAATATTAATTCCTATGTAGCAAACAACAGTCAGATTGGCAAGCTTCGTGCTTCATATTACCTGATGGGAGCACTTCTCGGAAGATTTAAAAAAGCAATTGTTCCTTTTCCGGGCGGATGTGATTTCGGTGTAAGACCAATCGATCAGCATATAAAGGGATTCGAGGCTTTGGGGGCGAAAGTTGAGATAGAGCACGGAAAGGTGATAATAAGTGCCGAAAAGCTTGTAGGTGCGCCTGTATATCTTGACGTTGTAAGCGTAGGAGCAACGGTAAACATTATGCTTGCTGCTGTGAAGGCCGAAGGCGTAACTACAATAGAAAACGCAGCAAAAGAGCCTCATATTGTGGATCTCGCGAACTTTTTAAATGCCATGGGCGCGGATATAAAAGGTGCAGGCACCGATGTTATAAAGATAAGGGGAAAGAAGCATCTGAAAGGCGGGCACACGTATACAATAATTCCTGATCAGATAGAAGCCGGTACTTATATGATTGCAGCGGCAGCCACAAACGGAGACGTTTTGGTGAAAAACATTATTCCGAAACATATGGAATCACTGACGGCAAAACTGCAAGAAATGAATGTAACGGTGGATGTGTACGATGACAGTATCCGAGTTCGTGGAAGTGACAAAATTCAGAAAGTCAATATAAAAACACTTCCTTATCCTGGATTCCCGACCGACCTTCAGCCACCTGTCACTTCACTGCTGTGCCGCGCTGAAGGTACAAGTATCATCACCGAAGGAGTCTGGGATAACCGGTTCCAGTATGTGGATGAATTGAAAAGAATGGGAGCGAAAATTAAAGTTGAAGGTCGTACCGCGGTAATAGAAGGGCCTGTACGCCTGACTGGCGCGCCGGTCAGGGCAATGGATCTGAGGGCCGGGGCGGCAATGGTGATTGCCGGTTTGATGGCTCACGGGGAAACGGTGATTTCGAATATTCATTACATTGACAGGGGATATGAAAGATTGGATGAAAAGTTAAGATCACTGGGAGCCGACATACAAAGGATAAAGTAG
- a CDS encoding sensor histidine kinase, translated as MFSGSLQWRLVFIIVAITFVLMSVIWVFLNYKVDDIFYNDFKKSISDNYATLNISEKMTCRELLDRFQEDPVILSQFISSLKSYTIIKDGTYEIVYSSDIWYQEDKTGFRNEIMKSRNLMAVMAGASEGKGKYLTKSSKGDFYDYVIRQPLIDGDYILFFKYNRSQALSIISEFSQVIVSGMFIAVAVTIVIGILLSKTITRPIIDIIHKAENITSGDFGQVLEVKSDDEIGKLTSTFNYMETQLRNMLNELSNEKNKFEMIINYMTDGIIAFNKDGFIIHINSAALSVLEMEQCSLTFPGIMDRLGLKYELSDLLKRENLSEISENVRIKDKFFRVQFASFTDKENNVEGLITVLQDYTEQMKLDNMRKEFVANVSHELKTPLTSIKSYAETLLDGALDDRETARSFLEVIYSESNRMDRLVKDLLLLSKHDSGIKLNLTRISPIDLVNGVVARMKMSADEKKQTLSVVEEEKAPDINGDEDRLEQLLVNVIGNAIKYTPENGSITVYVGKAGKNVCIRVVDTGIGIPEEHLDRIFERFYRVDKARSRQMGGTGLGLSIASEIVKAHGGTIKAESKVNQGTAIIITLPGISEETNGENDE; from the coding sequence ATGTTTTCTGGAAGTTTGCAGTGGAGACTTGTGTTTATAATCGTAGCCATCACCTTTGTTTTAATGTCGGTGATTTGGGTTTTTTTGAATTACAAGGTTGACGATATTTTCTACAATGATTTTAAAAAGTCGATATCAGACAACTATGCCACTCTTAACATTAGTGAAAAGATGACCTGTAGAGAACTTCTTGATCGTTTTCAGGAGGATCCCGTTATTTTAAGCCAGTTTATCAGCAGTCTTAAAAGCTATACCATTATAAAAGACGGAACTTATGAAATTGTATATTCCTCCGACATATGGTATCAGGAGGATAAAACCGGTTTTCGGAATGAGATAATGAAATCCCGCAATTTAATGGCTGTTATGGCAGGCGCAAGCGAAGGAAAAGGGAAATATCTTACAAAGTCATCCAAAGGCGACTTTTATGATTACGTGATTCGACAGCCATTAATTGACGGAGACTATATTTTGTTTTTTAAATACAATCGTTCTCAGGCTCTTTCGATTATAAGCGAATTCAGTCAGGTTATTGTGTCGGGGATGTTTATTGCCGTGGCGGTAACCATTGTCATAGGGATTTTGCTTTCAAAAACCATTACACGGCCGATAATTGATATAATTCATAAAGCCGAGAACATTACTTCCGGTGATTTCGGACAGGTTCTGGAAGTTAAGTCGGACGACGAAATAGGCAAACTTACCAGTACTTTTAACTATATGGAAACCCAGCTCAGGAATATGCTTAATGAGCTGTCAAATGAGAAAAACAAATTTGAAATGATAATTAACTATATGACCGACGGCATTATAGCTTTCAACAAGGACGGGTTTATAATTCATATTAATTCCGCCGCTCTCTCGGTCCTTGAAATGGAACAGTGTTCCCTCACCTTTCCGGGAATTATGGATAGGCTTGGCCTTAAATATGAGCTGTCCGACCTGCTTAAAAGGGAAAATCTTTCGGAAATCAGCGAAAACGTGAGAATAAAGGACAAATTTTTCAGAGTTCAGTTTGCATCCTTTACCGACAAGGAAAATAACGTGGAAGGGCTGATTACCGTTCTGCAGGATTATACCGAACAGATGAAACTTGACAATATGCGCAAGGAGTTTGTTGCGAACGTATCCCATGAACTTAAAACGCCGCTGACGTCAATTAAAAGCTATGCGGAAACGCTGCTTGACGGAGCGCTGGATGACAGGGAAACGGCACGGAGCTTTCTGGAGGTTATCTATTCTGAATCCAACCGAATGGACAGACTGGTAAAGGATTTGTTGCTCCTGTCCAAGCACGACAGCGGTATTAAACTCAATTTGACAAGAATTTCACCGATTGACCTTGTAAACGGTGTTGTGGCAAGAATGAAAATGTCCGCTGACGAAAAGAAACAGACATTAAGCGTGGTGGAAGAGGAAAAAGCTCCTGATATCAACGGCGATGAAGATCGGCTTGAGCAATTGCTGGTAAATGTTATTGGAAACGCAATAAAGTATACACCTGAAAACGGATCAATTACCGTTTATGTGGGCAAGGCCGGCAAAAACGTGTGTATCCGGGTTGTGGACACCGGTATTGGAATTCCTGAAGAGCATCTTGACAGAATATTTGAACGTTTTTACAGGGTTGATAAAGCCCGTTCAAGGCAAATGGGCGGGACAGGCCTTGGTTTGTCGATAGCGAGTGAAATAGTGAAAGCTCATGGCGGTACCATTAAGGCGGAAAGCAAAGTAAACCAGGGAACGGCGATAATAATAACGCTTCCGGGAATTTCTGAGGAGACAAACGGGGAAAATGATGAATGA
- the yycF gene encoding response regulator YycF has product MRRKILIVDDEKNIVDILKYNLKKEGFDTVEAYDGKQALEMVEREKPDLILLDIMLPEYDGFTVCKKIRQTLNTPILMLTAREEEVDKVLGLELGADDYITKPFSPRELMARVKANLRRVADDNKQVTQNEVIVCGDLTIDVNRYEVRRGSDVIELTLREFELVKFLASQKGQIFTRENLLEKVWGYEYYGDVRTVDVTIRRLREKLEKIPSKPEYILTKRGVGYYFNPAV; this is encoded by the coding sequence ATGAGAAGAAAAATTCTGATAGTGGACGATGAAAAAAATATTGTGGATATACTTAAATATAATCTCAAAAAAGAGGGGTTTGACACCGTTGAAGCCTATGACGGAAAACAGGCTTTGGAAATGGTAGAGCGTGAAAAGCCCGATTTAATTCTTCTTGATATTATGCTTCCCGAATATGACGGATTTACGGTATGTAAAAAAATAAGACAGACGCTGAATACCCCGATTTTGATGCTGACAGCAAGAGAAGAGGAAGTGGACAAGGTTTTAGGCCTTGAACTCGGTGCGGACGATTACATAACAAAACCATTCAGTCCGCGGGAGCTGATGGCGCGGGTCAAGGCAAATTTACGTCGTGTGGCTGATGACAATAAGCAGGTAACACAAAATGAAGTGATTGTATGCGGAGATTTGACGATTGATGTGAATCGTTATGAGGTAAGGCGCGGTAGTGATGTTATTGAACTGACACTGAGGGAATTTGAACTGGTTAAGTTCCTTGCGTCGCAGAAAGGGCAGATTTTTACAAGGGAGAATCTGCTTGAAAAAGTCTGGGGATATGAATATTACGGAGATGTACGGACTGTGGATGTTACGATAAGAAGGCTGAGGGAAAAGCTTGAAAAGATCCCCAGTAAACCTGAGTACATACTTACTAAGCGTGGTGTTGGCTATTATTTCAATCCCGCCGTTTAA
- a CDS encoding ABC transporter permease, whose product MLWIELFKQAFDSLKANKLRSFLTMLGIVMGVFSVIAIMALGNATENYIASQFEKIGANTYNIYYKETSLSEDEWLTVKDIDLLVDNIPEIKNITTLVQGLGELRIGKDARTALINGVTSQYKNFTVLDFAAGRFISSFDDKAKAKVIVVDENFAKRYFNKTDIVGETVNLKVNRYNIKVKIIGVLKVEDNILSSMASDQIPAVVYMPVSTLQSLTGREMLDSIIFSLQPNVNKERVTKNITELLERSRRKEDLYYIQSVEDVQRLFSDVVGVITSVLLVIAVITLIVGGIGIINILLVSVTERIREIGIRKALGAQKSSIVMQFLLESIIMTSTAGIIGIILGVIAGNVLSSLVKIPPAVDVPAIIYSFAISVVLGLIFGVYPAKKAADLDPIEALRYE is encoded by the coding sequence ATGCTTTGGATTGAATTGTTTAAACAGGCGTTTGACAGCTTGAAAGCAAACAAGTTGAGATCCTTTCTCACAATGCTGGGAATTGTAATGGGAGTTTTTTCGGTTATAGCAATCATGGCACTGGGAAATGCGACTGAAAACTATATCGCAAGCCAGTTTGAGAAAATTGGTGCCAATACATACAACATATACTACAAGGAAACCAGTTTATCCGAGGATGAATGGCTTACGGTGAAGGATATCGACCTGCTTGTGGATAATATTCCTGAAATAAAGAATATAACCACACTGGTGCAGGGGTTAGGCGAGCTGAGAATAGGCAAGGATGCCAGGACCGCTCTTATCAATGGCGTAACGTCCCAGTACAAGAATTTTACCGTATTGGATTTTGCAGCGGGCAGGTTTATAAGCAGTTTTGACGATAAGGCAAAGGCAAAAGTCATTGTTGTGGATGAAAATTTTGCAAAACGGTATTTTAACAAAACCGACATTGTGGGCGAAACGGTAAATTTAAAAGTAAACCGGTACAATATAAAAGTAAAGATAATCGGAGTATTAAAAGTTGAAGACAACATTCTCAGCAGCATGGCAAGCGATCAGATTCCGGCGGTGGTTTATATGCCTGTTTCTACGCTGCAGTCTTTAACAGGCAGGGAGATGCTTGACTCAATTATATTCTCGCTGCAGCCGAATGTAAATAAAGAGCGTGTTACAAAAAATATAACCGAATTACTTGAAAGATCGCGGCGTAAGGAGGATCTGTATTATATTCAGTCGGTTGAAGACGTTCAAAGGCTGTTTTCGGATGTGGTTGGTGTCATTACTTCGGTATTGCTTGTTATTGCCGTTATCACCCTTATAGTCGGCGGTATAGGAATTATCAACATTCTTCTTGTATCGGTTACCGAAAGAATACGGGAAATCGGTATACGTAAGGCTTTGGGGGCACAGAAAAGCAGCATAGTCATGCAGTTTTTGCTGGAATCCATCATTATGACAAGTACTGCCGGAATTATAGGAATAATACTTGGCGTTATAGCCGGTAATGTGCTCTCATCCCTTGTGAAAATTCCTCCGGCCGTGGATGTTCCGGCCATAATATATTCTTTTGCCATATCGGTGGTATTAGGTTTGATTTTCGGTGTTTATCCCGCCAAAAAGGCAGCGGATCTTGATCCCATTGAAGCTCTTCGGTACGAATAG